A DNA window from Streptococcus mutans contains the following coding sequences:
- a CDS encoding metal ABC transporter permease, whose protein sequence is MITEFIQGLYQFHFLQNALVTAIVIGIVAGAVGCFIILRGMSLMGDAISHAVLPGVALSYILGINFFIGAIVFGLLASLIITFIKENSIIKSDTAIGITFSSFLALGVILIGLANSSTDLFHILFGNILAVQDMDKWITLGISLLVLLFICLFFRPLLLTSFDPVLAKSMGLSVHFYHYLLMILLTLVSVTAMQSVGTILIVALLITPAATAYLYANSLKTMILLSSTLGAFASVAGLFIGYSFNIAAGSSIVLTSALIFLISFVFAPKQRFFKKKAKK, encoded by the coding sequence ATGATTACAGAATTTATACAAGGCTTATATCAGTTTCATTTTTTACAAAATGCCTTGGTTACGGCGATTGTTATTGGTATCGTAGCAGGAGCTGTAGGCTGTTTTATCATTCTTCGTGGAATGTCCCTTATGGGGGATGCCATTTCTCATGCTGTTTTGCCGGGCGTTGCCTTATCTTATATTTTGGGAATTAATTTTTTTATTGGAGCCATTGTTTTTGGTCTTTTGGCTTCGCTCATTATCACCTTTATTAAGGAAAACAGCATCATTAAAAGCGATACAGCTATAGGGATAACCTTTAGTTCTTTCTTGGCGCTGGGTGTCATTTTGATTGGTCTTGCCAATAGTTCAACTGATTTATTTCATATTTTGTTTGGTAATATCTTGGCTGTTCAGGATATGGATAAGTGGATTACTTTGGGCATTTCTTTGCTTGTTCTTCTTTTTATCTGTTTATTTTTCAGACCGCTTTTATTGACCTCTTTTGATCCTGTTTTGGCTAAGTCTATGGGGCTGTCTGTTCATTTTTACCATTATCTGTTGATGATTCTATTGACTCTGGTTTCTGTTACAGCTATGCAGAGTGTTGGTACGATTTTAATTGTTGCCTTGCTCATTACTCCAGCAGCGACAGCTTACCTTTATGCCAATAGCTTAAAAACCATGATTTTATTATCATCAACTTTAGGTGCTTTTGCTTCCGTTGCCGGGCTCTTTATCGGCTATAGTTTTAATATTGCAGCGGGTTCAAGCATTGTCTTAACCTCAGCACTTATCTTTTTGATTTCTTTTGTTTTTGCACCCAAGCAAAGATTTTTTAAGAAAAAAGCAAAAAAATAA
- the hslO gene encoding Hsp33 family molecular chaperone HslO, translating into MDKLIKSIAKSGSFRAYVLDSTETVRTAQEEHQSLSSSTVALGRTLIANQILAANQKGDSKVTVKVIGDSSFGHIISVADTKGNVKGYIQNAGVDVKKTASGEVIVGPFMGNGQFVVITDYGTGNPYTSSTPLVSGEIGEDLAYYLTESEQTPSAVGLNVLLDEKDKVKVAGGFMLQVLPEASEEEITRYEKRIQEIPAISTLLESEDHIEALLKAIYGEEDYKVLAEEDLQFTCDCSRQRFEAALMTLSKSDLKEMKEEDHGAEIVCQFCGKKYQFKESDLEEMINDKA; encoded by the coding sequence ATGGATAAACTTATTAAGTCAATAGCAAAATCGGGATCTTTCCGTGCTTATGTACTCGATAGCACCGAAACGGTCAGAACTGCTCAAGAAGAACATCAATCCCTCTCAAGTTCAACTGTCGCTCTAGGACGTACACTCATTGCCAATCAAATTCTAGCAGCTAATCAAAAGGGAGACAGCAAGGTTACTGTCAAAGTTATCGGTGACTCTTCTTTTGGTCATATTATTTCGGTTGCTGATACCAAAGGAAATGTAAAAGGCTACATTCAAAATGCCGGCGTTGATGTCAAAAAAACAGCTAGCGGTGAAGTTATCGTGGGACCTTTTATGGGAAATGGACAGTTTGTGGTCATCACTGACTATGGAACTGGCAACCCTTATACTTCATCAACGCCACTTGTTTCAGGTGAAATCGGTGAAGATTTGGCTTACTATCTAACTGAAAGTGAACAAACACCATCTGCTGTTGGGCTCAATGTGCTCTTAGATGAAAAGGATAAGGTCAAAGTAGCCGGTGGCTTTATGCTACAAGTCCTTCCAGAGGCTTCTGAGGAAGAAATTACTCGTTATGAAAAACGCATTCAGGAAATACCTGCTATTTCAACTCTGCTAGAGTCAGAGGATCACATCGAAGCTCTCTTGAAAGCTATCTATGGTGAAGAGGACTATAAAGTTTTAGCTGAGGAAGACTTACAGTTTACCTGTGATTGCTCACGTCAACGTTTTGAAGCAGCTCTTATGACACTGAGTAAATCTGATCTTAAAGAAATGAAAGAAGAAGACCACGGAGCAGAAATTGTCTGCCAATTTTGTGGTAAAAAATACCAATTTAAGGAAAGTGATTTAGAGGAGATGATTAATGACAAAGCTTAA
- the sloR gene encoding metal-dependent transcriptional regulator SloR has translation MTPNKEDYLKIIYELSERDEKISNKQIAEKMSVSAPAVSEMVKKLLLEDLVLKDKQAGYLLTKKGQILASSLYRKHRLIEVFLMNHLNYTADEIHEEAEVLEHTVSDVFVERLDKFLNYPKVCPHGGTIPQHGQPLVERYRTTLKGVTEMGVYLLKRVQDNFQLLKYMEQHHLKIGDELRLLEYDAFAGAYTIEKDGEQLQVTSAVASQIYIEKKAY, from the coding sequence ATGACACCTAATAAAGAAGATTACCTTAAAATTATTTATGAACTCAGTGAACGTGATGAGAAGATCAGCAACAAGCAAATTGCTGAGAAAATGTCTGTATCTGCTCCGGCTGTCTCAGAGATGGTTAAAAAATTACTATTGGAGGATCTGGTTCTTAAAGACAAACAAGCGGGTTATTTGTTGACAAAAAAAGGACAGATTTTAGCGTCATCTCTTTATCGCAAGCATCGTCTGATAGAAGTTTTTTTGATGAATCATCTTAATTACACAGCAGACGAAATTCATGAAGAGGCTGAAGTGCTGGAACATACTGTTTCTGATGTGTTTGTTGAACGTTTAGATAAGTTTCTTAACTATCCTAAGGTTTGTCCGCATGGAGGGACCATTCCTCAACATGGACAGCCCTTAGTAGAGAGGTATCGTACAACTTTAAAGGGTGTAACTGAGATGGGAGTATACTTGTTGAAACGTGTTCAAGATAACTTTCAGTTATTAAAGTATATGGAACAGCATCATTTAAAGATCGGAGATGAATTAAGGCTCCTAGAATATGATGCTTTTGCGGGTGCTTATACCATTGAAAAAGATGGGGAACAATTACAGGTGACATCAGCAGTTGCCAGTCAAATATACATTGAAAAGAAAGCTTACTAA
- the mvk gene encoding mevalonate kinase has translation MIDSQLKEKRKVIIEKKIALSKASGKIILMGEHAVVYGQPAIAIPFSAVETVAEVKEDGEALTVTCEFYDGLVHKMPEILESLKHAIRFSLYRIGAPQDPAIHIDIHSTIPAERGMGSSAAVAVAIARSLFNFYGKVLTDKELWEIVQSSEKIAHGNPSGIDTVTTSGKSPVFFVKDQPIEQLSINMDAYLIVADTGQTGQTLKAIQSVKALLSKVTYQIDSLSDPKQAIKELGQLTKLAKEALLNNYILELGEVMNQAHQLLASLTVSNQTLDRLAQAARQAGALGAKLTGGGRGGCLIALAKDKESAEKIARTLLEQGAKQAWCQYLGNL, from the coding sequence ATGATTGATTCTCAATTAAAGGAAAAAAGAAAAGTCATTATTGAAAAGAAGATTGCTTTGAGCAAAGCTTCTGGGAAAATTATTTTAATGGGGGAGCATGCTGTCGTTTATGGACAGCCAGCCATTGCTATCCCTTTTTCTGCTGTTGAGACTGTGGCAGAAGTTAAAGAAGACGGCGAAGCCTTAACAGTTACCTGCGAATTTTATGACGGTCTTGTTCATAAGATGCCTGAAATTTTGGAAAGTCTCAAGCATGCCATTCGTTTTTCCCTTTATCGTATTGGAGCACCGCAAGATCCAGCCATTCATATTGATATTCACTCTACCATTCCTGCTGAACGTGGAATGGGGTCAAGTGCAGCAGTGGCTGTAGCTATTGCTAGAAGTCTTTTTAACTTTTATGGTAAGGTATTGACGGATAAGGAATTATGGGAAATTGTTCAATCATCAGAAAAGATTGCACACGGTAATCCTTCTGGGATTGATACCGTAACGACTAGTGGCAAATCTCCAGTTTTTTTTGTTAAAGATCAGCCCATTGAACAGTTGTCAATCAATATGGATGCCTATTTGATTGTTGCTGATACCGGTCAGACTGGGCAGACCTTAAAAGCTATTCAATCGGTAAAAGCACTTCTTAGCAAAGTAACTTATCAAATTGATAGCCTTTCAGATCCTAAGCAAGCCATTAAGGAATTAGGTCAATTGACAAAATTGGCAAAGGAAGCTCTATTAAATAATTACATTTTAGAATTAGGCGAAGTGATGAATCAGGCCCACCAACTTTTAGCAAGTCTAACGGTTTCCAATCAAACTTTGGACAGACTGGCTCAAGCTGCTAGACAAGCAGGAGCTTTAGGAGCTAAATTAACAGGCGGTGGCCGAGGTGGATGCCTCATTGCTCTTGCGAAAGATAAAGAAAGTGCAGAAAAGATTGCAAGAACCTTATTAGAACAAGGTGCTAAGCAAGCATGGTGCCAATATTTAGGAAATCTCTAA
- a CDS encoding metal ABC transporter ATP-binding protein, with protein MLKIENLSVSYRDHLALENVSLEIPSSTITGIIGPNGAGKSTLFKGVLNMVDHEGTSFIDGKILSQNLRSISYVEQKADIDYNFPIKVKECVSLGLFSKVKPFSNLKKQDWQCVQEALSQVDLADYANRQISQLSGGQFQRMLLARCLVQDADYIFLDEPFVGIDIISEELIVGLLQKLKKEGKTILIIHHDLSKVKTYFDHVLLLNKKVLAFGQTETVFTQKNLTKTYQSQFLMAGDAS; from the coding sequence ATGTTAAAGATAGAAAATTTAAGCGTTTCTTATCGTGATCATCTTGCTTTAGAGAATGTTTCCTTGGAAATCCCTAGTTCAACAATTACAGGTATTATTGGCCCCAATGGTGCGGGCAAGTCAACCTTATTTAAAGGGGTTCTTAATATGGTTGATCATGAAGGGACAAGTTTTATTGATGGCAAAATCTTAAGTCAAAATCTAAGAAGTATTTCCTATGTTGAACAAAAAGCGGATATTGATTACAATTTTCCCATTAAAGTCAAGGAATGCGTTTCTTTAGGTTTATTTTCAAAAGTCAAACCTTTTTCAAATTTGAAAAAACAAGATTGGCAATGTGTTCAAGAAGCACTTTCTCAGGTTGATTTGGCAGACTATGCCAATAGGCAGATTAGTCAACTTTCAGGGGGGCAATTTCAACGTATGCTCTTGGCTCGTTGTTTGGTACAAGATGCTGATTATATTTTTTTAGATGAACCTTTTGTAGGAATTGATATTATCAGTGAGGAACTGATTGTAGGACTGTTACAAAAGCTCAAGAAAGAAGGAAAGACCATTTTAATCATTCATCATGACTTGAGTAAGGTCAAAACTTACTTTGATCACGTTCTGCTTTTGAACAAAAAAGTCCTTGCTTTCGGTCAGACAGAAACTGTTTTTACACAGAAAAATCTGACTAAAACCTATCAATCACAATTTTTAATGGCAGGTGATGCTTCATGA
- a CDS encoding metal ABC transporter substrate-binding protein: MKKLSLLLLVCLSLLGLFACTSKKTADKKLTVVATNSIIADITKNIAGNKVVLHSIVPVGRDPHEYEPLPEDVKKTSQADVIFYNGINLENGGNAWFTKLVKNAHKKADKDYFAVSDSVKTIYLENAKEKGKEDPHAWLDLKNGIIYAKNIMKRLSEKDPKNKSYYQKNFQAYSAKLEKLHKVAKEKISRIPTEKKMIVTSEGCFKYFSKAYDIPSAYIWEINTEEEGTPNQIKALVKKLRKSRVSALFVESSVDDRPMKTVSKDTGIPIAAKIFTDSVAKKGQAGDSYYAMMKWNIDKIADGLSQ, translated from the coding sequence ATGAAGAAATTAAGCTTATTATTACTAGTTTGTTTATCTTTATTAGGCTTATTTGCCTGTACTTCTAAAAAAACAGCCGACAAAAAATTGACTGTTGTGGCTACCAATTCTATTATTGCTGATATTACTAAGAATATCGCTGGTAATAAGGTTGTCTTACATAGTATCGTTCCTGTTGGTCGAGATCCTCACGAATATGAGCCTCTTCCTGAAGATGTTAAAAAGACCTCTCAGGCTGATGTCATTTTTTATAATGGGATTAATCTTGAAAATGGAGGCAATGCTTGGTTTACCAAATTAGTTAAAAATGCTCATAAAAAGGCAGACAAGGATTATTTTGCAGTGAGCGATAGTGTTAAGACCATTTATTTGGAAAATGCAAAAGAAAAAGGAAAGGAAGATCCTCATGCTTGGCTTGACCTTAAAAATGGTATTATTTATGCTAAAAATATCATGAAACGTCTATCTGAAAAAGATCCTAAAAACAAGAGTTATTATCAGAAAAATTTTCAAGCCTACAGCGCCAAACTTGAAAAACTACACAAAGTAGCCAAAGAAAAAATCAGTCGTATCCCTACTGAGAAGAAAATGATCGTAACTAGTGAAGGTTGTTTCAAGTATTTCTCTAAGGCTTACGATATTCCTTCTGCCTATATATGGGAAATTAATACCGAAGAAGAGGGAACACCAAATCAAATTAAGGCTTTAGTGAAAAAATTAAGGAAAAGTCGGGTGTCTGCGCTTTTTGTAGAAAGCAGTGTTGATGATCGTCCAATGAAAACTGTTTCAAAAGATACAGGTATCCCAATTGCCGCTAAAATTTTTACAGATTCAGTTGCTAAAAAAGGACAGGCTGGAGATAGTTACTATGCGATGATGAAGTGGAATATAGATAAAATTGCAGATGGTCTGTCACAATGA
- the dusB gene encoding tRNA dihydrouridine synthase DusB codes for MTKLNSSFMIDNVEIPHRTVLAPMAGVTNSAFRTIAKEFGAGLVVMEMVSDKGIQYNNEKTLHMLHIDEGEHPVSIQLFGSDGDSLARAAEFIQANTKTDLVDINMGCPVNKIVKNEAGAMWLKDPEKIYSVISSVKSVLNIPLTVKMRTGWSDASLAVENALAAESAGVAALAMHGRTREQMYTGSCDHETLAKVAKAITKVPFIANGDIRSVEDAQFMIDQVGADAVMIGRAARSNPYIFTQINHYFETGEILDNLPFAKMLEIAQDHLRRLVDLKGEKIAVREFRGLAPYYLRGTSGAAKIRSAVSRAETISEVENIFAQIH; via the coding sequence ATGACAAAGCTTAATAGCTCATTTATGATTGACAATGTAGAAATTCCTCATCGCACCGTCTTAGCACCAATGGCAGGAGTGACAAATTCCGCTTTTCGAACTATCGCTAAAGAATTTGGAGCTGGACTTGTCGTGATGGAAATGGTATCCGATAAAGGCATCCAATACAATAATGAAAAAACGCTCCACATGCTTCATATTGATGAAGGAGAACATCCTGTTTCTATTCAGCTTTTTGGCAGTGATGGTGATAGTCTAGCACGCGCAGCTGAATTTATTCAAGCTAATACAAAGACTGACCTTGTGGATATCAATATGGGCTGCCCAGTTAATAAAATTGTAAAAAATGAAGCTGGTGCGATGTGGCTCAAAGATCCTGAAAAAATCTACTCCGTCATTTCAAGTGTTAAGTCTGTTTTGAACATTCCTTTAACCGTAAAAATGCGTACTGGCTGGTCTGATGCCTCCCTAGCTGTTGAAAATGCCTTGGCTGCAGAATCAGCTGGTGTTGCTGCTCTTGCCATGCACGGTCGTACCCGAGAGCAAATGTATACTGGCTCATGCGACCATGAAACCCTCGCTAAAGTCGCTAAAGCCATTACAAAAGTTCCTTTTATTGCCAATGGGGATATTCGTAGCGTTGAGGACGCTCAATTTATGATTGACCAAGTCGGCGCAGATGCTGTGATGATTGGTCGAGCCGCCAGAAGCAATCCTTATATTTTCACTCAAATCAATCATTATTTTGAAACAGGAGAAATTTTAGATAATCTGCCATTCGCTAAAATGTTAGAAATTGCCCAAGATCATCTTCGACGTTTGGTAGATCTTAAGGGAGAAAAAATCGCTGTTCGTGAATTTCGTGGCCTAGCACCTTATTACCTTCGCGGTACATCAGGTGCTGCCAAAATTCGCTCAGCTGTCTCACGAGCTGAAACCATTTCGGAAGTCGAGAACATTTTCGCTCAAATCCATTGA